Within the Pirellulales bacterium genome, the region ACCAGAGGCGGCCCTTCTGCTCCCACGTACCATCGGTAAACGTGCCATTGGCGTCGAAGGTCCAGGAGCGGATAGATTTCGCCGCTGGATCCCAACCAATAATCTGCAATCCTGACGCGGCGATTTCTCCTTCGATGGAAATTGTGAACGTTCGCGTCAGAAAGCTCTGGTTCTTGGTCCAGTTGCAATCCAATTCGACATCGGCATCTTCGCTGTCGCTCGTCCACTCTCCGACCATCCATTCCAGAACCTTCAGTTGCTCGTAATGAGACGGAAGATTGTCCTTCTCTTTGTCGGTGACTCTATCGAGCAGCCATTTGCCGTCTCGTTGGACCTCGACGGCCATGTACTCGAACTCCTCCGGCTCCGACTTTGGATCCAGAAAGCGAGTCGTGCCGCGCTCCACCGCCACGTTAGGCGAGATGAATTGGATCGACTCCACACTCACTTCCGCCTTTAACTCCGGCTGCTCCTTGAACAATTCGGCAAACTGTTCTGCAATGGCAGCACGCCCGACGACCTCATCACCCGTCACCCGATTCAGATAAACCGCATCGGGCGACCAAAGGTCGGCCAAGGCCGCGGCGTCGTGCTTGTTGAACGCGTCGACATATGAAGCGACCATCTTCCGAATGGCAGCCTCGTTTACCTCAGCGTCGTTGGGCTGCTGACCACAAACGCCGTTCGGACCAACAGCTGCAAGAATCAGCAGAACCTCGGATAGGCGTCTCATGACTGATGCATCCTGATTCGATGCTGTGTCCGGGCGGAGGAGCCCACGATAGGTGATGGGAAGCGTTGACCTCGGCCCGCGACCAACAAGTTGTTTCGCGGTCGAGGCCAATTCATTTGAGCAAATGCTTCCAGCAAATCAACAGACGAAGGCAGAATTCCTACGGAGCAGCCGGCATTACACTATAAAAAGCGACTAAGGCTGCTCCGTTGGCTGCGATAATCGGGTGTAATCGCCCGACGCCCAGAGCGGGCTGTTGGGCGACGTTCGATAAGCGCGGCGCAGCGCATCTGGATTGGGGCATTGGTTGCGCAGCAGCGCGTCGATTTGAGCAAATGTGTCAGCGGCGAGATAGTCGTTCCATTGGGGCTCGTATTCGCATGAAACTGAGACGAGCGTTCTGAACCTCGCGCGGATCGACGCCTCATCGCCGTCGAGCGCGGCCGAATGAAAACTCGTGAGGCTCAGCATCGCCGAGTCGAGCCAGAACGCAATTTCGCGAAAGTCACCTGGCGGCGTCATTGTTTCCTCAGCCTCATCGCCACTGTGCATCCAACCTCGTCGACCCATTAGCCCGCTGGCCAGCCCGAGGCACCTTTTTAGCCACTATTAGAAATGTGAGTTGCTCCGTAGCCTGATGATGTGAGGATCAGTCGCATTGCCAGGGTTCGGACCATTTTAGAACAGTCTGAATTCCGAAAACATAGTGGCGAGTGATTTGGCCGATTTGCCATCAATCTCAAACCCTATCTCGATCGAACCGCGTCGCCGGTGGAGTTCAGTAAGAGTGCTCGGGCGCGGGTGCTAAACTTTAATCACTCGGGCCCCTTGCATTAAAGAGGCCTTTCACCGGCCAAGTCAATTTACCCGTTACGCTTGTTCCAACGTGCGTGGTGCTCGAGTATCAGACGGATGCCCGCCAAAATGCATCGATGCTCTGCAACTCACTGGCCGCCGGTGACTGCGGCGATACCTTTGATGTTCCGGCTGGAAATTCGGTCGCTGTTGGCGTCATATTTAACTCCCGTTTTTGTGAATGCCGCTTCGGCTCGTTTCGGCTTGGCTCCTCTAAAATCGGCTGCATACGGTGACCAGCTCGATCTAGTACTTTTCCGGAACAACGTTCCGATTCTCAACCGACGACTGGTCATCATACGCCCTCTTGTCCGACCGCTTCGGCAACTTGATTCTATCGTGCGGAAGCGCTTTGTAATTGACCTTGGTCAACATATGGCTGATGAGGTTTAGCCTTGCTCGCTTCTTGTCGTCGGACCGGACGACGTACCACGGGGCCCACGCCGTGTCCGTCGCCGCGAACATCTCATCGCGGGCTCGTGAATAGTCATACCACCGCGAGTAGGATTTAACGTCCATCGGCGACAGCTTCCAGATCTTGCGGCCGTCGTTGATGCGCGACTCGAGGCGGCGAGTCTGCTCTTCCGGACTAACCTCCAGCCAATACTTCAAAAGAATGACGCCTGACTCAACGATTGCCTTCTCGACAGGAGGCGTCGCCTTCAGGAACCACTCCACTTGGTCCGTGTTACAAAACTCCATCACCCGTTCGACGCCCGCGCGGTTGTACCAGCTGCGATCAAAAATTACGACTTCGCCAGCTGCGGGCAGGTGGGGAATGTAGCGCTGAACATACATCTGAGACTTTTCGCGTTCAGTCGGAGCCGGCAAAGCAATGACGCGAAAGACACGGGGACTCACGCGTTCGGTAATTGCCTTTATGGTCCCTCCTTTCCCTGCGCCATCACGGCCTTCGAACACAACGCAAATCTTCAGCCCCTTATGCTTGACCCATTCTTGCAATTTCACGAGTTCGACATGCAACTTGAAAAGCTCCCTTTCGTACTCCTTCCGGCTCAGCTTCTCGTCCAGTTCCTTGCCACCATTTGATTTGTTTTTGTTTCTGCTCATTCGCTTCGACCCCTTTGCATTGAAACATAAAGACCGTGCCATTCAATCTCTGGCTGAGTTCCAAGAAGTATTGCGAAATCTCGCGAACACAGCCAGCAACGGCCAATGCCCCCTGCCGATGGTTCGTAGCTGTACGACCGCCTAGATTGCGCAGTAGATGAGCGATGCGCTTTAGTGGTTGGCGCCCGTGCCGCTAGGTGATCTGAAATTCGACGATCAAACCTGGTCCAGTTGCAATGATAGACTGGGCACTCGTCGGCTCGTCACAAACCGGCCAGAACAGAGTATCGCGTTGCTCGCGTCGCACGAGTTCTCGTCACTTTGATTTACGGGACGAGTTTATTGGAATCGGATCGTCCGGCGAGAGCGGTCTGCGGAAAGGCAGGCCCAGGCACCTGGTAAAGGAACCATCTGCGGCACCGAGTTCGGCTCCCGCCGCACGAACCTGGTCGCCGACCCACGAGCCGGTTTTGTGAGCATTTGGCAAATGTCCGCCCAAATAGGAAGGTTGAGGGAAATGCTTGACCCGGGGCTGGCGTGCAACTAGTTTGCCGTTTACTGGGCAACCGTGGCAATGTTGCCAGCGATACCGCCATTCATACATCTGGAGATCGCTAATGTTGGGTTAGCCAGCCTCGAAAAACAGGCGGCCCTGACAATTCAGAGCGAGCGACTTGGCAGCCTTTTTGGGCGGTCGGTGGGCGCGAATCCGCGCGGGCAGCACGTATGACAGATCACCCAGCGAGATGAAGCGCGCGCTCCCCGATGAAGCGTGTATGTCCTTGGCGATGCGAGGGGTGTGATTCGGAACGCCAGTATCTTGGCCTGTATTCTCTTCGGCGGATTGGGCTTCCGTGCAATTTCGCGTTC harbors:
- a CDS encoding SgcJ/EcaC family oxidoreductase; its protein translation is MRRLSEVLLILAAVGPNGVCGQQPNDAEVNEAAIRKMVASYVDAFNKHDAAALADLWSPDAVYLNRVTGDEVVGRAAIAEQFAELFKEQPELKAEVSVESIQFISPNVAVERGTTRFLDPKSEPEEFEYMAVEVQRDGKWLLDRVTDKEKDNLPSHYEQLKVLEWMVGEWTSDSEDADVELDCNWTKNQSFLTRTFTISIEGEIAASGLQIIGWDPAAKSIRSWTFDANGTFTDGTWEQKGRLWFIRNRGTLPDGRAATMVNVMEQIDADSFTWQTIERTAGDELLPNIDEIQIKRR
- the ppk2 gene encoding polyphosphate kinase 2, whose product is MSRNKNKSNGGKELDEKLSRKEYERELFKLHVELVKLQEWVKHKGLKICVVFEGRDGAGKGGTIKAITERVSPRVFRVIALPAPTEREKSQMYVQRYIPHLPAAGEVVIFDRSWYNRAGVERVMEFCNTDQVEWFLKATPPVEKAIVESGVILLKYWLEVSPEEQTRRLESRINDGRKIWKLSPMDVKSYSRWYDYSRARDEMFAATDTAWAPWYVVRSDDKKRARLNLISHMLTKVNYKALPHDRIKLPKRSDKRAYDDQSSVENRNVVPEKY